The proteins below are encoded in one region of Pseudonocardia sp. DSM 110487:
- a CDS encoding serine/threonine-protein kinase: protein MLIADRYEIDDLPMGRGGMGAVHHGLDTHLGRRVAVKFLHLPGGSDEQRERFVREARILARLEHPGAPILYDLGMHEQRLFQVMQFVDGVTVADVVAEHGPLPPAWVAAIGAQAAAVLAAAHGLEIVHRDLTPSNLMLRPDGSVVVLDFGLAVLAGAVRFTRMGQIFGSPSYMAPEQVQHGMADARSDLYALGCVLHELLTGVQLFAGQTAYAIFERQVREAPGPLPGAPPALARVVLDLLAKDPADRPADAAVLHDRLAPLAVDLPPLPGFLAPDPGPGRRYACVWGRTA, encoded by the coding sequence TTGCTCATCGCCGACCGCTACGAGATCGACGACCTCCCCATGGGGCGCGGCGGGATGGGCGCGGTTCACCACGGCCTCGACACGCACCTGGGCAGACGGGTCGCCGTCAAGTTCCTGCACCTGCCCGGCGGGTCCGACGAGCAGCGGGAGCGGTTCGTGCGAGAGGCGCGAATCCTCGCCCGGCTAGAGCACCCGGGTGCGCCGATCCTCTACGACCTGGGGATGCACGAGCAGCGGCTGTTCCAGGTGATGCAGTTCGTCGACGGCGTCACCGTCGCCGACGTCGTGGCCGAGCACGGTCCGCTCCCCCCGGCGTGGGTGGCCGCGATCGGGGCGCAGGCCGCCGCCGTGCTCGCCGCGGCGCACGGCCTCGAGATCGTGCATCGCGATCTCACCCCGTCCAACCTGATGCTCCGCCCCGACGGCAGCGTCGTCGTGCTCGACTTCGGCCTCGCCGTCCTCGCGGGCGCGGTGCGGTTCACGCGGATGGGCCAGATCTTCGGCTCGCCGTCCTACATGGCGCCCGAGCAGGTGCAGCACGGTATGGCCGACGCGCGCAGCGACCTGTACGCGCTGGGCTGCGTGCTGCACGAGCTGCTCACCGGCGTACAGCTGTTCGCGGGGCAGACGGCGTACGCGATCTTCGAGCGGCAGGTGCGCGAGGCGCCGGGGCCGCTGCCGGGCGCTCCGCCTGCGCTTGCTCGCGTGGTGCTCGACCTGCTCGCGAAGGACCCGGCCGACCGGCCGGCCGACGCGGCCGTGCTGCACGACCGGCTGGCGCCGCTCGCCGTCGACCTCCCCCCGTTGCCGGGCTTCCTCGCCCCCGATCCCGGGCCGGGCCGGCGGTACGCCTGCGTGTGGGGCCGAACCGCCTAG
- a CDS encoding TetR/AcrR family transcriptional regulator: protein MSEPRHRTFTEEARRRQIVDRTIELVAERGPAAASLSAIAARAGISKAAVLYHFASKDAVLDATMSHVLDSYVAAVGERVDAADGPDGMLVAYVRGTLAYMRDHPTHVRVLVEGLVRDPDVAAQPSRWQSVAGILAQGQESGVFRAFDTRVLALMINGALDAVVAEWIAAPDLDLDTAAAELETAVLLAVKEATT from the coding sequence ATGTCTGAGCCCCGCCACCGCACGTTCACCGAGGAGGCGCGGCGCCGGCAGATCGTCGACCGGACGATCGAGCTGGTCGCGGAGCGCGGCCCCGCCGCCGCGTCGCTCTCGGCCATCGCCGCCCGTGCGGGGATCTCGAAGGCCGCCGTCCTCTACCACTTCGCGTCCAAGGACGCGGTGCTCGATGCCACGATGAGCCACGTGCTCGACTCGTACGTCGCGGCCGTGGGGGAGCGGGTCGACGCCGCCGACGGGCCCGACGGGATGCTCGTGGCATACGTGCGGGGCACCCTCGCGTACATGCGCGACCACCCGACGCACGTCCGCGTGCTGGTCGAGGGGCTCGTGCGCGACCCGGATGTCGCGGCGCAGCCGAGTCGCTGGCAGTCGGTCGCCGGGATCCTCGCGCAGGGGCAGGAGAGCGGGGTGTTCCGCGCGTTCGACACCCGCGTGCTCGCGTTGATGATCAACGGCGCTCTCGACGCCGTGGTCGCCGAGTGGATCGCAGCGCCCGATCTCGACCTGGACACCGCGGCTGCTGAGCTGGAGACCGCGGTGCTGCTCGCCGTCAAGGAGGCAACGACGTGA
- a CDS encoding ABC transporter ATP-binding protein has translation MISARGLTKRYGAVRAVDDLSFDVTPGAVTGFLGANGAGKSTTIRMVLGLDAPTSGSVTVAGRSYRDLSSPLREVGALLDPRCMHPGRSARAHLRWMADAAGIARSRVEEVLQLVGVADVADRRVGTFSLGMRQRVGIAGALLGDPGVLLLDEPLNGLDPEGIRWIRTLLRDLAREGRTVFVSSHLLHEMEQVAQRVVVIAHGRLVGAVDVDILDVGRAATVRVRPSDDRLADALRAAGATVTPIEDGLDVAGLPAQRVGEVALACGIALRELVERRHGLEESFLSLTGGAA, from the coding sequence GTGATCAGCGCCCGGGGGTTGACCAAGCGCTACGGCGCCGTGCGTGCCGTCGACGACCTGTCGTTCGACGTCACGCCCGGTGCCGTCACCGGTTTCCTCGGCGCGAACGGGGCGGGCAAGTCCACGACGATTCGGATGGTGCTCGGCCTCGACGCGCCGACGTCCGGCTCGGTCACCGTGGCCGGCCGCTCGTACCGCGACCTCTCGTCACCGCTGCGCGAGGTCGGCGCGCTGCTCGACCCGCGGTGCATGCACCCGGGTCGCAGTGCGCGGGCGCACCTGCGGTGGATGGCCGACGCCGCGGGGATCGCGCGGTCGCGCGTCGAGGAGGTGCTCCAGCTCGTCGGCGTGGCCGATGTCGCCGACCGGCGTGTGGGCACCTTCTCGCTCGGCATGCGCCAGCGGGTGGGCATCGCGGGTGCGCTGCTCGGCGACCCGGGGGTGCTGCTGCTCGACGAGCCGCTGAACGGGCTCGATCCGGAGGGCATCCGGTGGATCCGCACGCTCCTGCGGGACCTCGCCCGCGAGGGGCGCACGGTGTTCGTCTCGAGCCACCTCCTGCACGAGATGGAGCAGGTCGCGCAGCGGGTGGTCGTGATCGCGCACGGCAGGCTCGTCGGCGCTGTTGATGTCGACATTCTCGACGTGGGTCGGGCCGCCACCGTGCGCGTCCGTCCTTCGGACGACCGGCTCGCTGACGCGTTGCGTGCTGCGGGCGCCACCGTGACGCCGATCGAGGACGGGCTCGACGTCGCCGGGTTGCCCGCGCAGCGGGTCGGCGAGGTGGCGCTCGCGTGCGGCATCGCGCTCCGTGAGCTCGTCGAGCGGCGCCACGGGCTGGAGGAGTCGTTCCTCTCCCTGACCGGAGGTGCGGCGTGA
- a CDS encoding GPP34 family phosphoprotein → MTLTEDLVLLLLDPATGRAVVDSTSFDRAIGGALLLDLASRERVTADGDGARARLSVVGGAPTGDPLLDTALERLNKPVRAQKAVERLARGTRTPVLERLAERGLVRQERGRLLGLLPITTWTGDAAKELRGRVAGVLRDGAEPAPHVAMLISLIHAVKAEHKVVDGQRRQLRSRAAEIADGEWAGQAVRKAVQAVQTSVMAAVMASTAAASSSGGQ, encoded by the coding sequence GTGACCCTCACCGAAGATCTCGTTCTCCTGCTGCTCGACCCCGCCACCGGCCGGGCGGTCGTGGACAGCACGTCATTCGACCGTGCGATCGGCGGGGCGTTGCTCCTCGACCTCGCCTCCCGCGAGCGCGTCACGGCCGACGGCGACGGCGCGAGGGCGCGGCTCTCCGTCGTCGGTGGGGCGCCCACCGGCGATCCGCTCCTCGACACGGCGCTCGAGCGGTTGAACAAGCCGGTGCGGGCGCAGAAGGCCGTCGAGCGGCTTGCCCGCGGCACGCGCACCCCGGTGCTGGAGCGCCTCGCGGAGCGGGGACTGGTGCGCCAGGAGCGCGGCAGGCTGCTCGGCCTCCTCCCCATCACCACCTGGACAGGTGACGCGGCGAAGGAGCTGCGGGGGCGGGTGGCGGGTGTGCTGCGCGACGGTGCCGAGCCCGCCCCGCACGTGGCCATGCTGATCTCCCTGATCCATGCGGTGAAGGCCGAGCACAAGGTCGTCGACGGACAGCGGCGCCAGCTGCGCTCCCGCGCGGCCGAGATCGCCGACGGCGAGTGGGCCGGGCAGGCCGTGCGCAAGGCCGTGCAGGCGGTGCAGACGAGTGTGATGGCCGCGGTGATGGCATCGACGGCCGCCGCGAGCTCGTCGGGCGGCCAGTGA
- a CDS encoding RidA family protein, with protein sequence MAKRAVSTTEAAPPGGPYSQAVVAGDHVYLAGAVPTTPDGTWVRGSFEEQARQVFTNLQKTAEAAGASLTDAVRVGVYLRDFGDFEAMNTLFAEFFGKENAPVRTTIPVALNGFDIEVDAILYTGS encoded by the coding sequence ATGGCCAAGCGCGCTGTCAGCACCACGGAGGCGGCCCCGCCCGGAGGGCCGTACTCCCAGGCCGTCGTCGCGGGCGACCACGTCTACCTCGCGGGAGCCGTCCCGACCACGCCCGACGGAACGTGGGTCCGCGGCTCGTTCGAGGAGCAGGCCCGCCAGGTGTTCACCAACCTGCAGAAGACAGCGGAGGCGGCGGGCGCGTCGCTGACCGACGCCGTGCGCGTGGGCGTGTACCTGCGCGATTTCGGCGACTTCGAGGCGATGAACACCCTCTTCGCCGAGTTCTTCGGCAAGGAGAACGCGCCGGTGCGCACCACGATCCCGGTGGCCCTCAACGGGTTCGACATCGAGGTGGACGCGATTCTCTACACCGGTTCCTGA
- a CDS encoding ABC transporter permease — MTVGDTTWFKVTARVAVVIAVLGAWEYVSVSGALDRSSFPSMTGTVAELARQLQDSDLWSAVGETMRGWSLGLLIGGSLAITVGTLLGLNRFAYLSVIPVIEFLKTVPVIAILPLAIVVWGATLEMKVFLVAFGVFWPLTIQTIYGVRAVDPVVRDTATVLRLRGLRKFCTVTLPSAAPFVATGVRVAAAVGLILTIIAELIGGAEGLGLSILTSVNAGPDRLPATYAYILVTGAAGVAVTGAFAYLEQRLLHWHESQRNLAARGV, encoded by the coding sequence GTGACCGTCGGCGACACCACCTGGTTCAAGGTCACGGCCAGGGTCGCGGTCGTGATCGCGGTGCTGGGCGCATGGGAGTACGTCAGCGTCTCCGGAGCGCTCGACCGAAGCTCGTTCCCGAGCATGACCGGCACGGTCGCCGAGCTGGCCCGCCAGCTGCAGGACTCCGACCTCTGGAGCGCGGTGGGGGAGACCATGCGCGGCTGGTCGCTCGGCCTGCTCATCGGCGGCTCGCTGGCGATCACCGTTGGCACGCTGCTCGGCCTCAACCGGTTCGCCTACCTCAGCGTCATCCCAGTGATCGAGTTCCTCAAGACCGTCCCGGTCATCGCGATCCTGCCCCTGGCCATCGTCGTGTGGGGCGCGACGCTGGAGATGAAGGTCTTCCTCGTCGCGTTCGGGGTGTTCTGGCCGCTGACGATCCAGACCATCTACGGCGTCCGCGCGGTGGACCCCGTGGTGCGCGACACCGCGACGGTGCTGCGCCTGCGTGGCCTGCGCAAGTTCTGCACGGTGACGCTGCCCAGCGCTGCCCCGTTCGTCGCGACCGGCGTGCGCGTCGCCGCCGCCGTCGGCCTCATCCTGACGATCATCGCTGAGCTCATCGGCGGCGCCGAGGGCCTCGGACTGTCCATCCTGACCTCGGTCAACGCCGGACCAGACCGGCTGCCGGCCACCTACGCCTACATCCTCGTCACCGGGGCGGCCGGGGTGGCCGTGACGGGCGCCTTCGCCTACCTGGAGCAGCGCCTGTTGCACTGGCACGAGAGCCAGCGCAACCTCGCCGCGAGGGGGGTGTGA
- a CDS encoding thiamine pyrophosphate-binding protein → MSRPAVEALLDVIRDWGADRLFTCPGSTEAAVLDALVVRKDVELVLTTHEGVTVSMADGLARATRRPSVAYLHANVGLTNGLSNLYAAQLAYSPVVVLNGIKASSIQARDGFTTARRMRDLVHQYVKSDWQSLTTEAIPEDVNRAFRTAVTEPAGPVWVGLAQDMLESTADVPVPLVAPFRFDSRTAPSATAVRTAVDLIAAAERPVLVAGSEVARVGALDRLVRLSEQLGAPVMHEDRRGFERPGFPTDHPHFRGQYEAGHPLVRQADLLVFLGARLFNEFEPARVPPLPADVPIVHSHTDPRHVGMTYGVDAALVGDQGLVLEALSAALPAAPPRAVPPAAPPPSRRPSAAGAPLRAADVVDVITESLRGVALVGDATTAGGILQQRAHQHTGDDYFVSSSGSLGWGMGAALGIAMGMPDRRVAAVLGDGVFQFGMPALWSAARSGLPVTYVVMNNQSYAAVGAALRRFGGEAVERQHYPGVDIAGPHIAEVSTAFGVPGRRVDTLAGLRESLEASRRADHPTLVEVMTDPAEFGP, encoded by the coding sequence ATGTCCAGACCCGCCGTCGAGGCACTGCTCGACGTGATCCGCGACTGGGGGGCCGACCGGCTCTTCACCTGCCCCGGGAGCACCGAGGCGGCCGTCCTCGACGCGCTGGTGGTCCGCAAGGACGTCGAGCTGGTGCTCACCACCCACGAAGGCGTGACCGTGTCGATGGCGGACGGGCTCGCGAGGGCAACTCGTCGGCCGAGCGTCGCGTACCTGCACGCGAACGTCGGGCTGACCAACGGGCTGAGCAACCTCTACGCGGCGCAGCTCGCGTACTCGCCGGTCGTCGTGCTCAACGGGATCAAGGCGTCCTCGATCCAGGCGAGGGATGGCTTCACCACCGCGCGACGGATGCGCGACCTCGTGCACCAGTACGTGAAGTCGGACTGGCAGTCGCTCACCACCGAGGCGATCCCGGAGGACGTCAACCGCGCCTTCCGGACCGCGGTGACCGAGCCGGCAGGCCCCGTATGGGTCGGGCTCGCCCAGGACATGCTCGAGAGCACGGCGGACGTTCCCGTCCCGCTCGTCGCGCCCTTCCGCTTCGATTCGCGCACCGCACCGTCCGCGACCGCCGTCCGGACCGCTGTGGACCTCATCGCCGCCGCCGAGCGACCCGTGCTCGTGGCCGGCAGCGAGGTCGCACGGGTGGGCGCGCTCGACCGGCTCGTGCGACTGAGCGAACAGCTCGGGGCGCCCGTCATGCACGAGGACCGGCGCGGGTTCGAGCGGCCCGGCTTCCCCACCGACCACCCCCACTTCCGCGGCCAGTACGAGGCGGGACACCCGCTCGTGCGGCAGGCCGACCTGCTCGTGTTCCTCGGCGCCCGCCTGTTCAACGAGTTCGAGCCGGCGCGCGTCCCGCCGCTGCCCGCGGACGTGCCGATCGTCCACAGCCACACCGATCCCCGGCACGTCGGGATGACGTACGGCGTCGACGCCGCGCTGGTCGGCGACCAGGGGCTGGTGCTGGAGGCGCTGTCCGCCGCCCTGCCCGCTGCGCCGCCCCGTGCGGTTCCCCCCGCGGCACCACCGCCCTCGCGCCGGCCGTCGGCGGCCGGTGCTCCGCTGCGTGCCGCCGACGTCGTCGATGTGATCACCGAGTCGCTGCGTGGTGTCGCGCTCGTCGGGGACGCCACGACGGCAGGGGGGATCCTGCAACAGCGCGCCCACCAGCACACCGGCGACGACTACTTCGTCTCGTCGTCGGGATCACTCGGGTGGGGCATGGGCGCTGCGCTCGGCATCGCGATGGGCATGCCGGACCGCCGGGTCGCGGCGGTACTCGGCGACGGCGTGTTCCAGTTCGGCATGCCCGCGCTGTGGTCGGCGGCGCGCAGCGGCCTGCCCGTCACCTATGTCGTCATGAACAACCAGAGCTACGCCGCGGTCGGCGCGGCGTTGCGACGCTTCGGCGGCGAGGCCGTCGAGCGGCAGCACTACCCGGGCGTCGACATCGCAGGCCCGCACATCGCCGAGGTGAGCACTGCGTTCGGTGTGCCCGGAAGGCGCGTCGACACGCTCGCCGGCCTGCGGGAGAGCCTTGAGGCGAGCAGGCGGGCCGACCACCCGACACTCGTCGAGGTGATGACCGATCCCGCGGAATTCGGCCCCTAG
- a CDS encoding ABC transporter permease translates to MVRIWRLWFFATILVMWWVLSADSTSTFFPPLQKILTQLYDLWVVGDARRELWSSLGNFAVGYPAAGLLGIGIGALLWKFHRVGHAVSPVLYFVYVIPTAALLPAIVAVMGIGSPMKIAVIVLAAIWPTLLNTLDGMRGIDPVMLDTAKVMHMSPVRTVRTVVLPGAMPQIMAGLRHSLQIAVIMMVVSELVASRSGIGFFILEAQQRFAMTEMWTGIIVLALVGSALTFLFIAVERVVLAWYLGARAVEQKG, encoded by the coding sequence GTGGTCCGGATCTGGCGGCTGTGGTTCTTCGCCACCATCCTGGTGATGTGGTGGGTGCTGTCCGCCGACAGCACGTCGACGTTCTTCCCGCCGCTTCAGAAGATCCTGACGCAGCTCTACGACCTCTGGGTCGTCGGGGACGCCCGCCGCGAGCTCTGGTCGAGCCTCGGGAACTTCGCGGTCGGGTACCCGGCCGCCGGGCTGCTCGGGATCGGGATCGGCGCCCTGCTGTGGAAGTTCCACCGCGTCGGGCACGCCGTCTCCCCGGTCCTGTACTTCGTCTACGTGATCCCGACGGCGGCGCTGCTGCCGGCGATCGTGGCCGTGATGGGCATCGGGTCGCCGATGAAGATCGCCGTCATCGTCCTGGCCGCGATATGGCCGACGCTGCTCAACACGCTCGACGGGATGCGCGGCATCGATCCGGTCATGCTCGACACGGCCAAGGTCATGCACATGTCCCCGGTCCGGACGGTCCGCACCGTCGTGCTGCCGGGCGCCATGCCGCAGATCATGGCCGGCCTGCGGCACAGCCTCCAGATCGCGGTGATCATGATGGTGGTCAGCGAGCTCGTCGCGTCCCGGTCGGGCATCGGGTTCTTCATCCTGGAGGCCCAGCAGCGCTTCGCGATGACCGAGATGTGGACCGGGATCATCGTCCTCGCCCTCGTCGGGAGCGCACTGACGTTCCTGTTCATCGCCGTCGAGCGCGTCGTGCTGGCCTGGTACCTCGGCGCCCGCGCCGTCGAGCAGAAGGGATGA
- a CDS encoding ABC transporter ATP-binding protein, with protein MSPVSQSEVIHGRPPGPAGEPVLSVRALAKTYNAGQRTERSAIADVSFDVAKGEFVCVVGPSGCGKTTLLRCLSGLLAPTSGEVRFEGTRLTTVPDRLSVVFQDYSRSLFPWLSVHRNVAVPLKVAGVAKQQREARIREVLDAVGLGDVGRSYPWQLSGGMQQRVAIARALAHRPDLLLMDEPFASVDAQTRFDLEDLILQVRRELGITVVLVTHDIDEAVYLADRVVVLGRSPSRVTEILDVPLDHPRTQVGTRSSDTFGRLRGHLMELVTSA; from the coding sequence ATGAGCCCTGTGTCGCAGTCCGAGGTGATCCACGGCAGGCCACCCGGTCCGGCAGGCGAGCCGGTGCTGTCGGTCCGCGCGCTCGCCAAGACCTACAACGCCGGGCAGCGCACTGAGCGGTCGGCCATCGCCGACGTCTCATTCGATGTCGCCAAGGGCGAGTTCGTCTGCGTGGTGGGGCCGAGCGGCTGCGGCAAGACCACCCTCCTGCGCTGCCTCAGCGGGCTGCTCGCCCCGACCTCCGGCGAGGTCCGGTTCGAGGGGACGCGCCTGACCACGGTCCCGGACCGGCTGAGCGTCGTCTTCCAGGACTACAGCCGCTCCCTGTTCCCGTGGCTCTCGGTGCACCGCAACGTCGCCGTGCCGCTCAAGGTCGCAGGCGTCGCCAAGCAGCAGCGCGAGGCCCGGATCCGGGAGGTGCTCGACGCCGTCGGGCTGGGCGACGTGGGGCGCAGCTACCCGTGGCAGCTCTCGGGCGGCATGCAGCAGCGGGTGGCGATCGCGCGCGCACTCGCCCACCGGCCGGACCTGCTGCTCATGGACGAGCCGTTCGCCTCTGTCGACGCCCAGACGCGGTTCGACCTGGAGGACCTCATCCTGCAGGTCCGGCGCGAGCTCGGGATCACCGTCGTGCTCGTCACCCACGACATCGACGAAGCGGTCTACCTCGCCGACCGGGTGGTCGTGCTCGGCCGCTCCCCGAGCCGGGTCACCGAGATCCTCGACGTGCCGCTCGACCACCCGCGCACCCAGGTCGGCACCCGGTCGAGCGACACCTTCGGCCGCCTCCGCGGGCATCTGATGGAGCTCGTCACCAGCGCCTGA
- a CDS encoding alanine racemase → MTLPALTRSAAEPLGPHFRNLPDHAGTVGSVGDIGWHVTDLLLPTLTLRRSALDNNTALFARWCADAGVDHAPHGKTTMSPQLVAEQLAAGAWAITAATVAQARLMHAWGVPRVVLANEVVDPVGLGWLAAADPGFEVFVLADGIAGVDRMSAAMADAPRTLPVLVELGVPGGRAGVRTRDEAVAVARRIAAAPGLELAGVECFEGVYPQDRAERSVAQVDRFVADLAALLADVDGLAGTRGELVLTAGGSAYPDRVVAGWRELPTLSRPVRKVVRSGGYLTHDHGLLARSSPFALRPAMELWAYVLSTPEPGLAICGFGKRDASYDVDLPIPLRGPSGPLRSAGVEKLNDQHAFVRHEGELAVGDVVAFGLSHPCTALEKWPLVPVLDDADAVVGAVRTYF, encoded by the coding sequence ATGACCCTCCCCGCGCTCACGCGCAGCGCTGCCGAACCGCTCGGCCCGCATTTCCGCAACCTCCCCGACCACGCCGGAACCGTCGGCTCGGTCGGCGACATCGGCTGGCACGTCACCGACCTGCTGCTCCCGACGCTGACGCTGCGGCGATCGGCGCTCGACAACAACACGGCGCTGTTCGCGCGGTGGTGCGCCGACGCAGGCGTCGACCACGCGCCCCACGGAAAGACGACGATGAGCCCGCAGCTCGTCGCCGAGCAGCTCGCGGCGGGCGCGTGGGCCATCACGGCGGCCACCGTGGCGCAGGCCCGGCTCATGCACGCGTGGGGCGTGCCCCGGGTGGTGCTCGCCAACGAGGTGGTCGACCCGGTCGGGCTGGGCTGGCTGGCCGCCGCGGACCCGGGCTTCGAGGTGTTCGTCCTCGCCGACGGCATCGCCGGTGTGGATCGGATGTCCGCGGCGATGGCGGACGCGCCCCGGACGCTGCCCGTGCTCGTCGAGCTGGGGGTACCGGGAGGCCGGGCAGGCGTCCGGACCCGCGACGAGGCGGTCGCGGTCGCGCGCCGGATCGCGGCGGCGCCCGGCCTCGAGCTGGCCGGCGTCGAGTGCTTCGAGGGCGTCTACCCGCAGGATCGTGCGGAGCGGTCGGTCGCGCAGGTCGACCGGTTCGTCGCGGATCTCGCCGCGCTGCTCGCCGACGTCGACGGGCTGGCCGGGACGCGCGGGGAGCTCGTGCTCACCGCAGGCGGATCGGCGTACCCCGACCGCGTCGTCGCCGGGTGGCGGGAACTGCCGACGCTGTCGCGCCCGGTGCGCAAGGTGGTCCGCTCCGGCGGCTACCTCACCCACGATCACGGGCTTCTCGCCCGGTCCTCTCCGTTCGCGCTGCGGCCCGCGATGGAACTGTGGGCCTACGTGCTCTCCACCCCCGAGCCCGGCCTCGCGATCTGCGGGTTCGGCAAGCGCGACGCCTCGTACGACGTCGACCTGCCGATCCCGCTCCGCGGCCCCAGTGGCCCGCTGCGCAGCGCGGGTGTCGAGAAGCTCAACGACCAGCACGCCTTCGTCCGGCACGAGGGCGAGCTCGCCGTGGGCGACGTCGTCGCCTTCGGCCTGTCCCATCCGTGCACCGCGCTCGAGAAGTGGCCGCTCGTGCCGGTTCTCGATGACGCCGACGCCGTCGTCGGCGCGGTGCGCACCTACTTCTGA
- a CDS encoding IclR family transcriptional regulator, producing MSNDVRAEGATTTSVDNALWLLQLVGERQALRVAEAADLLGVARSTAHRLLTALRRRGFVMQDRPNGAYRPGPALYEIGLAAVSRIDIVRVARPVLEQLREETQETASLAILEGAMIRFVDCAESPRSVRVGNRTGVMRPAHASAVGKAILAGLPDAELDRRYPGAELPPATTSAAVTGTAALRAELAEIRTRGYALNWEESSDGVCAVAVALRDTVGQPLAGLGVAAPSSRIGTPDGIRAFAPFVQRGAELVQERLRSPH from the coding sequence ATGTCGAACGACGTGCGGGCCGAAGGTGCGACGACCACTTCCGTCGACAACGCACTGTGGCTGCTGCAGCTGGTCGGGGAACGCCAGGCGCTGCGCGTCGCGGAGGCCGCTGACCTGCTCGGTGTGGCCCGGTCCACTGCCCACCGGCTGCTCACCGCGCTGCGGCGCCGCGGCTTCGTGATGCAGGACCGACCCAACGGCGCGTACCGGCCCGGGCCTGCGCTCTACGAGATCGGGCTGGCGGCGGTCAGCCGGATCGACATCGTCCGGGTGGCCCGTCCGGTGCTCGAACAGCTCCGCGAGGAGACGCAGGAAACGGCGAGCCTCGCCATCCTCGAAGGCGCGATGATCCGGTTCGTCGACTGCGCGGAGAGCCCGCGTTCCGTGCGAGTCGGCAACCGCACGGGAGTGATGCGCCCGGCGCACGCCTCCGCGGTGGGCAAGGCGATCCTCGCCGGTCTGCCCGACGCCGAGCTCGACCGGCGCTACCCGGGCGCCGAGCTCCCGCCCGCCACAACGTCCGCCGCCGTCACCGGCACCGCGGCGCTGCGCGCCGAGCTGGCCGAGATCCGCACCCGTGGCTACGCGCTGAACTGGGAGGAGAGCAGTGACGGCGTCTGCGCGGTCGCCGTCGCGCTGCGCGACACCGTGGGGCAGCCGCTCGCCGGGCTGGGGGTCGCCGCTCCGAGCAGCCGGATCGGCACGCCGGACGGGATTCGTGCCTTCGCGCCGTTCGTGCAACGGGGCGCCGAGCTCGTGCAGGAGCGACTGCGCTCGCCGCACTGA
- a CDS encoding ABC transporter substrate-binding protein has product MRKGVTAVALAAVMAVTAACGGGGDGSGGGRSDITVNIVPFTPNAVLFLGMEKGMFDRRGIDVELQNAASPVPVVASLVAGQADFGFVTTPVLINANREGTAIKCVAPIDGQISPDRDASALVAAAGSGIDSLDDLAGKSVAVVQLASINLIGAKKMIEDAGATGTEYIAMPFPQMPQALADGRVDAAVITSPYLETALAAGAVPLAHPSSDLFPNGTVYCYAATAQYLAENPEVAKGFHDAMEEAILYAKDHEDEALATLVEHLDLTPEQAKAQIIPTNYVPEINLDSIAAIQDVMAQQGSIPSTVNPADLVWRPGEGSS; this is encoded by the coding sequence ATGCGCAAGGGCGTGACGGCGGTCGCGCTGGCGGCCGTCATGGCGGTCACAGCGGCTTGTGGTGGTGGCGGCGACGGCTCAGGTGGGGGCCGGTCGGACATCACCGTCAACATCGTCCCGTTCACCCCGAACGCCGTGCTCTTCCTCGGGATGGAGAAGGGCATGTTCGACAGGCGCGGGATCGACGTGGAGCTGCAGAACGCGGCCTCGCCCGTCCCCGTCGTCGCCTCGCTGGTGGCGGGGCAGGCCGACTTCGGGTTCGTCACCACGCCCGTGCTGATCAACGCCAACCGTGAGGGAACCGCGATCAAGTGCGTCGCGCCCATCGACGGCCAGATCAGCCCTGACCGCGACGCCAGTGCCCTCGTCGCCGCCGCCGGCAGCGGAATCGACTCCCTCGACGACCTCGCGGGCAAGTCCGTCGCCGTCGTGCAGCTGGCCAGCATCAACCTCATCGGCGCGAAGAAGATGATCGAGGACGCAGGCGCCACGGGTACCGAGTACATCGCCATGCCGTTCCCGCAGATGCCCCAGGCGCTCGCCGACGGTCGGGTGGACGCCGCGGTGATCACCTCGCCGTACCTCGAGACGGCCCTCGCCGCGGGGGCCGTTCCCCTGGCCCACCCGAGCTCGGACCTGTTCCCGAACGGCACGGTCTACTGCTACGCGGCCACGGCCCAGTACCTGGCCGAGAACCCCGAGGTGGCCAAGGGCTTCCACGACGCGATGGAGGAGGCGATCCTCTACGCCAAGGATCACGAGGACGAGGCCCTCGCCACGTTGGTCGAGCACCTCGACCTCACGCCCGAGCAGGCCAAGGCGCAGATCATCCCCACCAACTACGTGCCCGAGATCAACCTCGACTCGATCGCCGCCATCCAGGACGTGATGGCCCAGCAGGGCTCGATTCCCAGCACCGTGAACCCCGCCGACCTGGTCTGGCGGCCCGGCGAGGGTTCCTCGTGA